One genomic segment of Ricinus communis isolate WT05 ecotype wild-type chromosome 5, ASM1957865v1, whole genome shotgun sequence includes these proteins:
- the LOC8275737 gene encoding uncharacterized protein LOC8275737: MPSSTSFNIFMEKKKRRSSNAADDLATVKAAAWAWYQHGSGSEGKPMREFDATKAHFHHHHRHQTFKPSRYKLEAMKKIAECSAQRSSSSSPSSSWQMQSPVHTEDNSLLDAYEVERISNQLDYLLESSSSRLYSKYLDRDIYGQKSSNSTISSSSDIDYSTSSIRAMKKKNKKFLKGIWMRPTVVCGTRDDVDSRAFKGSQPRPPPVPGRHVPVVRMAICRRPRAAHV; encoded by the coding sequence ATGCCATCTTCCACATCCTTCAACATTTTcatggagaagaagaaacgTAGGAGTAGCAATGCTGCTGATGATTTAGCCACTGTAAAAGCAGCTGCATGGGCATGGTATCAACACGGTTCTGGGTCCGAAGGGAAGCCGATGCGCGAATTTGATGCGACAAAAGCCCattttcatcatcatcatcgtcaTCAAACTTTTAAACCGTCAAGGTACAAGCTGGAAGCCATGAAAAAGATCGCAGAATGTTCAGCACAACGCTCATCCTCATCGTCGCCGTCGTCCTCGTGGCAAATGCAGAGTCCAGTCCATACAGAAGACAATTCTCTTCTCGATGCATATGAAGTGGAGAGAATCTCAAATCAACTGGACTACCTTTTAGAGTCAAGTAGCAGCCGATTGTACAGCAAGTACCTTGACAGGGATATTTATGGCCAGAAAAGCAGTAACAGTACTATTTCATCATCATCAGATATTGATTACAGCACTAGTAGTATCAGggcaatgaagaagaaaaacaagaaattccTGAAAGGGATATGGATGAGGCCTACGGTTGTTTGTGGAACAAGGGATGACGTCGATTCAAGAGCTTTTAAAGGGAGTCAGCCTCGGCCACCCCCGGTACCGGGAAGGCATGTTCCGGTGGTTAGAATGGCAATTTGCCGTAGGCCACGGGCTGCCCATGTCTAG
- the LOC8275740 gene encoding protein At-4/1, whose translation MVVTSDQEMDSLLSSFDQIYEDFKSGITEIQCLRSNWNAEIKKREALELTCQSLKQENERLVKLYTESFTNMAGELDCRVKYQSLKEEVKRLNDENLRKEQEHSKTVELLKQEYETKVGGLEDQLRGLLVDKATSESTIMKLRQDLSAHKTYIQTLANTLERVRFDVESKYHLETQDLKDCLLVEYEEKNELNKKLQDLQKELMISRTKLVEQKQDLSSNRFVETLKAKIMKLRKENEILKRKLSHSVEGLE comes from the exons ATGGTTGTGACGAGTGATCAAGAAATGGATTCACTTCTCTCTAGTTTTGATCAAATTTATGAG GATTTCAAGAGTGGAATCACAGAAATCCAATGTTTGAGATCAAATTGGAATGCGGAAATCAAGAAAAGAGAGGCTCTTGAACTCACTTGCCAAAGTCTGAAACAAG AAAATGAGAGACTGGTGAAGCTGTACACAGAATCCTTTACTAACATGGCTGGAGAG CTTGATTGTCGTGTCAAATATCAAAGCTTGAAGGAAGAAGTGAAACGACTGAATGATGAGAATCTCAGAAAAGAACAA GAACACAGTAAGACCGTGGAATTGCTTAAGCAAGAATATGAAACCAAGGTTGGAGGATTAGAGGACCAACTCAG AGGCTTGCTAGTTGACAAGGCAACAAGTGAATCAACCATAATGAAACTCCGCCAAGATTTATCAGCACATAAAACTTATATACAAACTCTAGCAAACACCTTGGAACGAGTCCGTTTTGATGTGGAATCAAAAT ACCATCTTGAGACTCAAGATTTGAAGGATTGTCTCCTGGTTGAATATGAAGAGAAAAATGAACTGAACAAGAAACTACAGGATTTGCAAAAGGAAT TGATGATTAGCAGAACAAAGCTGGTTGAACAGAAGCAAGATTTGTCATCAAATCGTTTTGTTGAAACACTCAAAGCAAAGATTATGAAACTGCGCAAAGAGAATGAGATTTTGAAAAGGAAGCTTTCTCATTCCGTAGAGGGCTTAGAATGA
- the LOC8275743 gene encoding putative pentatricopeptide repeat-containing protein At1g09680 has protein sequence MVHFLSAHQMHSQAQSLLHFIISRKGKDSSFSVFASILETKGNHFSDFVFDGLMNAYTDLEFLSDAIQCFRLVRKHNFKIPFHGCKYLLDRMIRNSSPILARRFYFEILDSGYPPNVKSFNMLISRFCKEGKINDAHMIFDEIGKWGLQPTVVSFNTLINGYCKLGNLDEGFRLKKVMEESRIFPDVFTYSVLINGLCKDRRLNDANQLFDEMCEKGLVPNDVTFTTLINGQCKNGRIDLAVEMYQQMLRKGLKPDLILYNTLINGLCKVGDMREARKLADEMNERCQKPDKITYTTLIDGYCKEGDLESALEIRNIMIKEGVELDIVAFTAIISGLCKEGKVIDAERALREMLKAGFKPDDATYTMVMDGFCKKGDMKTGFKLLKEMQSDGHVPGVVTYNVLMNGYCKQSQMKNANMLLDAMMNLGVVPDDITYNILLEGHCKHGNLQDFHKLQSEKGVVADYASYKSLLNELSRSSKDRQKG, from the coding sequence ATGGTTCATTTCCTCTCTGCCCACCAAATGCACTCTCAAGCCCAATCTTTACTTCACTTCATCATTTCTCGTAAAGGGAAAGATTCGAGCTTTTCAGTTTTTGCTTCAATTCTTGAAACTAAAGGTAACCATTTCTCTGATTTTGTGTTCGATGGTTTAATGAATGCTTATACTGATTTGGAGTTTTTATCTGATGCTATTCAGTGTTTTAGATTGGTTAGAAAACATAACTTTAAAATCCCATTTCACGGTTGTAAGTATTTGCTTGATAGAATGATTAGAAATAGTTCGCCTATTCTTGCTCGGAGGttttattttgagattttAGATTCTGGGTATCCGCCAAATGTAAAAAGTTTCAATATGCTAATTAGTAGGTTTTGCAAAGAGGGTAAGATTAATGATGCCCATATGATTTTTGATGAAATCGGAAAGTGGGGTTTGCAGCCTACGGTTGTTAGTTTTAATACTTTGATTAATGGATATTGTAAATTAGGGAATTTAGATGAAGGTTTTAGGTTGAAGAAGGTAATGGAGGAGAGTAGGATTTTCCCTGATGTTTTTACTTATAGTGTTTTAATTAATGGGTTGTGTAAGGATCGTAGATTGAACGATGCAAATCAGCTATTTGATGAAATGTGTGAGAAAGGACTGGTTCCTAATGATGTCACTTTTACCACATTAATTAATGGGCAATGCAAGAACGGTAGGATTGACTTGGCAGTGGAAATGTATCAGCAAATGTTAAGAAAAGGTCTGAAACCTGATTTGATTTTGTATAATACACTTATTAATGGACTTTGCAAGGTTGGGGATATGAGGGAAGCAAGAAAACTTGCTGACGAGATGAATGAGAGATGTCAGAAACCTGATAAGATCACATACACCACTTTAATAGATGGTTATTGTAAGGAGGGGGATTTAGAATCAGCTTTggaaattagaaatataatgaTTAAAGAAGGAGTTGAACTTGATATTGTAGCATTTACAGCTATAATTTCAGGATTATGTAAAGAAGGAAAGGTGATTGATGCAGAAAGAGCATTGAGGGAAATGTTGAAAGCAGGATTTAAACCAGATGATGCAACATATACAATGGTCATGGATGGATTTTGTAAGAAGGGTGACATGAAGACAGGGTTCAAGTTGCTCAAAGAGATGCAGAGTGATGGCCATGTACCAGGAGTTGTGACTTATAATGTGCTTATGAATGGATATTGCAAGCAAAGTCAAATGAAAAATGCTAATATGCTTTTAGATGCTATGATGAATTTGGGTGTAGTTCCAGATGATATAACTTACAATATTTTATTGGAAGGTCATTGCAAACATGGAAACCTACAAGACTTTCATAAACTACAGAGTGAAAAGGGGGTTGTAGCAGACTATGCATCCTATAAGTCACTGCTTAATGAGTTGAGTAGAAGTTCAAAAGATCGCCAGAAGGGATGA
- the LOC8275744 gene encoding aspartic proteinase PCS1 has translation MAISTMLLFLFLFFTFVSSSSPNPERTHLNTSSFSFSFPLRSLPASSPSKPSSPFRSSFVAQTKQPSYNYRSSFKYSMALIVSLPIGTPPQTQQMVLDTGSQLSWIQCHKKSVPKKPPPTTSFDPSLSSSFSVLPCNHPLCKPRIPDFTLPTTCDQNRLCHYSYFYADGTYAEGSLVREKITFSSSQSTPPLILGCAEASTDEKGILGMNLGRRSFASQAKISKFSYCVPTRQARAGLSSTGSFYLGNNPNSGRFQYINLLTFTPSQRSPNLDPLAYTIPMQGIRMGNARLNISATLFRPDPSGAGQTIIDSGSEFTYLVDEAYNKVREEVVRLVGPKLKKGYVYGGVSDMCFDGNPMEIGRLIGNMVFEFEKGVEIVIDKWRVLADVGGGVHCIGIGRSEMLGAASNIIGNFHQQNLWVEYDLANRRIGLGKADCSRSV, from the coding sequence ATGGCTATCTCAACCATGctcctctttctctttctcttctttaccTTTGTATCTTCCTCTTCTCCGAACCCAGAACGAACCCATCTCAATacctcttctttttccttctctttccCTCTCAGGTCTCTCCCTGCCTCTTCTCCCTCGAAGCCCTCTTCTCCTTTTCGCTCTTCTTTTGTCGCGCAAACCAAACAGCCCTCTTACAACTACAGATCATCTTTCAAGTACTCCATGGCCTTGATTGTTTCTTTACCAATAGGGACACCTCCGCAGACCCAACAGATGGTTTTAGACACTGGTTCCCAGCTTTCTTGGATTCAGTGCCATAAAAAATCTGTCCCTAAGAAACCGCCTCCAACGACGTCGTTTGATCCTTCtctttcctcttctttctctGTTTTGCCGTGCAATCACCCGCTTTGCAAGCCTCGAATTCCCGATTTTACCCTCCCTACTACTTGCGACCAGAACCGTTTATGTCACTATTCTTATTTCTATGCTGATGGCACTTACGCTGAGGGTAGTCTCGTCAGAGAAAAAATCACTTTCTCTTCTTCCCAAAGTACTCCGCCTTTAATCCTCGGTTGTGCTGAGGCCTCCACTGACGAGAAGGGTATTTTGGGTATGAATCTTGGGCGGCGTTCATTTGCTTCTCAAGCTAAAATTTCCAAATTCTCATATTGCGTGCCAACAAGGCAAGCTCGGGCCGGGTTGTCATCAACCGGGTCGTTTTACTTGGGCAACAATCCAAATTCGGGTCGGTTTCAATATATTAATCTTTTGACTTTTACTCCAAGTCAACGCTCACCCAATTTGGACCCTTTGGCTTACACAATTCCTATGCAAGGAATTAGAATGGGCAACGCGAGATTGAATATTTCGGCTACGCTCTTCAGACCCGACCCGAGTGGTGCGGGTCAAACAATAATTGACTCAGGGTCCGAATTCACTTACTTGGTGGATGAGGCGTACAATAAAGTACGAGAAGAAGTAGTGAGACTGGTGGGCCCAAAGTTAAAGAAGGGATACGTGTACGGTGGAGTGTCAGACATGTGTTTTGATGGAAATCCAATGGAGATCGGACGGCTGATAGGGAATATGGTGTTTGAATTCGAGAAGGGAGTGGAAATAGTGATTGATAAATGGAGAGTATTAGCTGATGTTGGGGGTGGGGTCCATTGCATTGGAATCGGGCGGTCAGAAATGTTAGGAGCAGCGAGTAATATAATCGGGAATTTTCATCAACAAAATCTATGGGTGGAATATGATCTAGCCAATCGCAGAATAGGGCTAGGTAAGGCCGATTGTAGCAGATCAGTATAA